In Pseudomonas fluorescens, a genomic segment contains:
- the mksB gene encoding Mks condensin complex protein MksB yields the protein MIEPKRVLRALAEHWALLEPLCEHFDQGTLSLGELRAQLAAQQLDSTPQDITSLLDVWIRLDILVPVAKSPNRFELNAQIHDFLAYLRKEHRLGLCLEIEAYLRHLERLAGYIQDAFDIRDGHDLARQLRLLDMRVRDVLKKLANDEQALAAVADRAKTSDRQIPLRQRYAEVLATWDEYVEPMIQLVNADGAFEQGVRKVENVLLRMLTEQQRLGHLVDDDMLLRTHARILEMQTSAQLTLRHARELLLPLREEARRHNAVTRGAALALSAIRRKGLDAVPQAAMPMFTRPQSTFLGSASQVEAYVYALANFEPKPARFPKAHKSHKGEAQRAPRTVKEMLERCEDALPMPDLMTWLLEQEPDGATDELLYWFSRLSREKRFKRERLERRDYHTHEHQVSLRSFALLPASPDAAEHSASTPYAS from the coding sequence ATGATCGAACCCAAGCGCGTCCTGCGCGCCCTCGCCGAACACTGGGCCCTACTTGAGCCACTGTGCGAACACTTCGACCAAGGCACGCTGAGCCTGGGCGAGTTGCGCGCACAACTGGCCGCCCAACAATTGGACAGCACGCCCCAGGACATCACCAGCCTGCTGGACGTGTGGATTCGCCTGGATATCCTGGTACCTGTCGCCAAGAGCCCGAACCGTTTCGAGCTCAATGCACAGATCCACGACTTCCTCGCCTATCTTCGCAAGGAGCACCGGCTTGGCCTGTGCCTGGAAATCGAAGCTTACCTGCGCCACCTCGAGCGCTTGGCCGGTTATATCCAGGACGCCTTCGACATCCGTGATGGCCACGACCTGGCGCGGCAACTGCGCCTGCTGGACATGCGTGTGCGCGACGTACTGAAAAAACTCGCCAACGACGAACAGGCCCTCGCTGCCGTGGCCGACCGCGCCAAGACCAGCGACCGGCAGATCCCGTTGCGCCAGCGTTATGCCGAAGTCCTGGCGACCTGGGATGAATACGTCGAACCGATGATCCAACTGGTGAACGCCGACGGCGCCTTCGAGCAAGGCGTGCGCAAGGTGGAGAATGTGCTGCTGCGCATGCTCACCGAGCAACAGCGCCTCGGCCACCTGGTGGACGACGACATGCTGCTGCGTACCCACGCGCGCATTCTCGAGATGCAGACCAGCGCCCAACTGACCTTGCGTCACGCACGGGAACTGCTGTTGCCACTGCGTGAAGAAGCACGTCGGCACAACGCCGTGACCCGTGGCGCAGCACTCGCGCTATCGGCCATCCGCCGCAAAGGCCTGGATGCCGTGCCGCAGGCCGCGATGCCGATGTTTACCCGGCCGCAAAGCACCTTCCTTGGCAGCGCGAGTCAGGTTGAGGCCTATGTATACGCCCTGGCGAACTTCGAGCCGAAACCGGCGCGTTTCCCCAAGGCGCACAAGTCCCATAAAGGCGAAGCCCAGCGCGCACCGCGCACGGTCAAGGAAATGCTCGAACGCTGCGAAGACGCGCTGCCGATGCCGGACCTGATGACCTGGCTGCTGGAACAGGAGCCGGACGGCGCCACCGACGAATTGCTGTATTGGTTCTCACGCCTGTCCCGCGAAAAACGCTTCAAGCGCGAGCGTCTGGAACGCCGCGATTACCACACACACGAGCACCAGGTCAGCCTGCGCTCATTCGCCCTGCTCCCGGCCAGCCCTGACGCGGCCGAGCATTCTGCGAGCACTCCTTATGCATCTTGA
- a CDS encoding short-chain fatty acid transporter — translation MANAIEESRYARFALRCSNFAERWFPDSWVFAALAVIIVAVATLGMGAAPAEAAKAFGDGFWSLIPFTMQMAFVVIGGYVVASSPPAVKLIDRLARIPRNGRSAVAWVALISMVASLLNWGLSLVFGGLLVRALARRTDLRMDYRAAGAAAYLGLGAVWALGLSSSAAQLQANPASLPPSILSITGVIPFTDTIFLWQSGVLLLALIVVSLIIAYATAPGPNSARDAKACGVDPAFNLPKPQAPTRPGEWLEHSPLLTILLALLAAGWLFHEFSTKPAISAISGLNTYNFLFIMVGALLHWRPRSFLDAVARAVPTTTGVLIQFPLYGSIAALMTVVKGGDGQTLAHHISTFFTSIASHDTYALLMGVYSAVLGFFIPSGGGKWIIEAPYVMQVANDLQYHLGWAVQIYNAAEALPNLINPFYMLPLLGVLGLKARDLIGFSFVQLLVHTPLVLFLLWALGTTLKYLPPVMP, via the coding sequence GTGGCCAATGCTATCGAAGAAAGCCGCTATGCCCGATTTGCCCTGCGTTGTTCAAACTTCGCCGAGCGCTGGTTCCCTGACTCCTGGGTGTTTGCCGCGCTCGCCGTGATCATTGTGGCTGTGGCGACCCTGGGCATGGGCGCTGCCCCCGCCGAAGCCGCAAAAGCCTTTGGAGATGGCTTCTGGAGCCTTATCCCGTTCACCATGCAGATGGCCTTTGTGGTGATCGGCGGTTATGTCGTGGCCAGTTCGCCGCCGGCGGTGAAGTTGATTGATCGCCTGGCACGCATCCCCAGGAACGGTCGCTCGGCCGTGGCGTGGGTGGCGCTGATCTCCATGGTTGCCTCCTTGCTCAACTGGGGCTTGTCCCTGGTGTTCGGCGGGTTGCTGGTGCGCGCACTGGCCCGTCGTACGGATTTACGCATGGACTACCGCGCGGCTGGCGCGGCGGCCTACCTGGGCCTCGGTGCAGTATGGGCGCTGGGGCTGTCGTCGTCGGCCGCGCAATTGCAGGCCAACCCGGCCAGCCTGCCGCCGTCGATCCTGTCGATCACCGGGGTGATCCCGTTCACTGACACGATCTTCCTGTGGCAATCGGGCGTGCTGTTGCTGGCGCTGATCGTGGTGTCGCTGATCATCGCCTACGCCACCGCCCCCGGTCCGAACAGCGCACGTGACGCCAAGGCCTGCGGCGTCGACCCGGCCTTCAACCTGCCCAAACCGCAAGCCCCGACCCGCCCTGGCGAATGGCTGGAACACAGCCCGTTGCTGACCATCCTGCTGGCGCTGCTGGCAGCCGGCTGGCTGTTCCATGAGTTCTCGACCAAGCCGGCGATCAGCGCCATCTCGGGGCTGAACACCTATAACTTCCTGTTCATCATGGTCGGGGCGCTGCTGCACTGGCGCCCGCGCAGCTTCCTCGATGCAGTGGCCCGCGCCGTGCCGACAACCACCGGCGTGCTGATCCAGTTCCCGCTGTACGGCTCGATCGCCGCGCTGATGACCGTGGTCAAGGGCGGCGACGGCCAGACCCTGGCGCACCACATCTCGACGTTCTTCACCTCCATCGCCTCCCACGATACGTACGCGCTGTTGATGGGCGTGTACTCGGCGGTGCTGGGGTTCTTTATCCCGTCGGGCGGCGGCAAGTGGATCATCGAAGCGCCTTACGTGATGCAAGTGGCCAATGACCTGCAATACCACCTGGGCTGGGCGGTGCAGATCTACAACGCCGCCGAAGCACTGCCGAACCTGATCAACCCGTTCTATATGCTGCCGTTGCTGGGGGTGCTGGGGTTGAAGGCGCGGGATTTGATCGGGTTTTCATTCGTGCAGTTGCTGGTGCACACGCCGCTAGTGTTGTTTTTGTTGTGGGCGTTGGGGACGACGTTGAAGTATTTGCCGCCGGTGATGCCTTAA
- the rimI gene encoding ribosomal protein S18-alanine N-acetyltransferase, protein MSEALSFRPMTEADLDAVLKIEYAAFSHPWTRGIFLDGLGKYQIWLMFEGEQQVGHGVVQIILDEAHLLNITVKPENQGRGLGLALLEHLMSRAYAANARECFLEVRDSNTGAFRLYERYGFNEIGRRRDYYPAVGGREDAVVMACTLVD, encoded by the coding sequence ATGAGTGAGGCTTTATCCTTCCGCCCGATGACCGAGGCAGACCTCGACGCCGTGCTGAAAATCGAATACGCGGCATTCAGCCATCCCTGGACCCGCGGGATCTTTCTCGACGGGCTGGGTAAATACCAGATCTGGTTGATGTTTGAAGGCGAGCAGCAAGTGGGCCACGGCGTGGTGCAGATCATCCTCGACGAGGCGCATTTGCTGAACATTACCGTTAAGCCGGAAAACCAGGGCCGTGGCCTGGGCCTGGCGCTGCTGGAGCACCTGATGTCTCGCGCCTATGCGGCCAACGCGCGGGAATGTTTCCTCGAAGTGCGTGACAGCAACACCGGCGCGTTCCGGCTGTACGAGCGCTATGGCTTCAATGAAATCGGCCGTCGGCGCGATTACTACCCGGCCGTCGGTGGGCGCGAAGATGCGGTCGTCATGGCCTGCACCCTGGTCGACTAA
- the mksE gene encoding Mks condensin complex protein MksE has translation MHLDLSELSQLAPIFRELFKGYHVSRRDPELYAQLSNFQDQYRTLFKALGFELVCDTRGFYYFVPDSAIASAQVNKTAQRLALFTFIIVEHLADQGRDPIAVLDGGSLGRDELPSLLEKYRDLFIQAEVQTQEELEEKIMRRMTQLGFASEDNGIYRFLPPMHRFLDVCLSVQQDRDLAASVHSVLPLPAPVIIDEDSDEKLLKTDDPLDLSDFDDESEEDALARAIAEEQETDA, from the coding sequence ATGCATCTTGATCTATCCGAACTGTCCCAGCTGGCGCCGATTTTTCGCGAGCTGTTCAAGGGTTACCACGTCAGCCGCCGCGACCCGGAGCTGTACGCGCAACTGTCGAATTTCCAGGATCAGTACCGTACGCTGTTCAAGGCCCTTGGCTTTGAGCTGGTGTGCGATACCCGGGGCTTCTACTACTTCGTACCCGACTCCGCCATTGCCAGCGCGCAGGTGAACAAGACCGCCCAACGCCTGGCGTTGTTCACCTTCATCATCGTCGAGCATTTGGCCGACCAGGGCCGCGACCCGATTGCCGTGCTCGACGGTGGCAGCCTGGGCCGCGACGAACTGCCCTCGTTGTTGGAAAAGTACCGCGACCTGTTTATCCAGGCCGAAGTGCAGACCCAGGAAGAACTCGAAGAAAAAATCATGCGCCGCATGACCCAATTGGGTTTTGCCAGCGAAGACAACGGTATTTATCGCTTCCTGCCGCCGATGCACCGCTTCCTCGATGTGTGCCTGTCGGTGCAGCAGGACCGCGACCTGGCGGCCAGCGTGCACAGCGTGTTGCCGTTGCCTGCACCGGTGATCATCGACGAAGACAGCGATGAAAAACTGCTGAAGACCGATGACCCGTTGGACTTGAGTGATTTTGACGACGAAAGCGAAGAAGACGCCCTGGCCCGCGCCATTGCCGAAGAACAGGAGACCGACGCATGA
- a CDS encoding DUF86 domain-containing protein, giving the protein MTSNRLGDYLNHIRQAATDAITFVEGLSKEEFLEDRRTQQAVIMSLIILGEASTKIMDQHPEFTVGHPQIPWRSMRGMRNRIAHGYFDINLDVVWDTIQSALPDLLARLPSAPA; this is encoded by the coding sequence ATGACCTCGAACCGCCTTGGGGATTATTTGAATCACATCAGGCAGGCCGCAACTGACGCGATCACCTTTGTCGAAGGCTTGAGCAAAGAGGAGTTTCTGGAAGACAGGCGTACTCAACAAGCAGTGATCATGAGTTTGATCATCTTGGGTGAAGCGTCGACAAAAATCATGGATCAGCACCCGGAGTTCACGGTGGGTCATCCACAGATTCCTTGGCGGAGCATGCGTGGAATGCGCAATCGGATAGCCCACGGTTATTTCGATATCAACCTTGATGTGGTTTGGGACACAATCCAGAGCGCATTGCCCGATTTATTGGCGCGACTCCCCAGTGCCCCTGCATGA
- the acpA gene encoding acid phosphatase — MSDDHEDRPAPDSIAQPPVDTSRRRFLGGAAVLGVGATLSACGNGSEAPGKPVARPLTPQELDKALHDQVKTVVVIYAENRSFNNLFADFPGVEKPLSALSAADTQQRDRDGSLLTTLPPVWGGVLQVGPQSVDGVTYPSEVQFQENLPNAPFALKGPNAEDLPLSLVTRDLWHVFYQNQMQINGGKNDGFVAWADSGGLVMGHYAQSRYSLRLWDVAKEFVLCDNFFQGAFGGSFLNHQYLISATAPFYPNAAQSVAKAQIATLQSDDPTDTRLKPLDKSPASAMTGPPQFGPSALTPDGYGVNTLAPPYWPTWIRDPENPDYAKADLPNVLVPQTHEHIGDKLSKKNVDWAWYAGAWQATLDQFKDSGGIPKIPNFQYHHQPFNYFKQQGPENRAERDKRLRDAGLGDESSTNKFFADAEAGKLPAVTFYKPQGNLNMHAGYADVASGDRHIVRALKVLQESPQWKNMVVVVTVDENGGWWDHVAPPKGDRWGPGTRVPALVVSPFARKGTVDHTVYDTASILRLITRVFQLETLDGLKQRDDAMIARGQKPMGDLSNALQFSV, encoded by the coding sequence ATGAGTGACGATCACGAAGACCGCCCTGCCCCCGACTCCATCGCCCAACCGCCGGTAGATACCAGCCGTCGGCGCTTCCTGGGGGGCGCGGCGGTGCTGGGGGTTGGCGCGACCTTGAGTGCCTGCGGCAATGGCAGCGAAGCACCGGGCAAGCCAGTGGCACGCCCGCTCACACCGCAGGAGCTGGACAAGGCGTTGCACGACCAGGTGAAGACCGTGGTAGTGATCTATGCCGAGAACCGCAGCTTCAACAATCTGTTTGCGGACTTCCCCGGCGTTGAGAAACCGCTGTCGGCGCTTTCTGCCGCCGACACGCAGCAACGCGACCGCGACGGCAGCTTATTGACCACCCTGCCCCCCGTTTGGGGCGGTGTGTTGCAGGTCGGCCCGCAAAGCGTGGATGGGGTGACCTACCCCAGCGAAGTGCAATTCCAGGAAAACCTGCCCAACGCCCCGTTCGCCCTCAAGGGCCCGAACGCCGAAGACCTGCCCTTGAGCCTGGTCACCCGCGACTTGTGGCACGTGTTCTATCAGAACCAGATGCAGATCAACGGCGGCAAGAACGATGGTTTCGTTGCCTGGGCCGACTCCGGTGGCCTGGTGATGGGGCATTACGCCCAGAGCCGTTATTCCCTACGCTTGTGGGACGTGGCCAAGGAGTTCGTACTCTGCGATAACTTCTTCCAGGGTGCCTTCGGCGGTTCGTTCCTCAACCACCAGTACCTGATCAGCGCCACCGCGCCGTTTTATCCGAATGCCGCGCAGTCGGTGGCCAAGGCGCAGATCGCCACGCTGCAAAGCGATGACCCGACTGACACGCGTCTCAAACCCCTGGATAAATCCCCTGCCAGCGCCATGACCGGCCCGCCGCAGTTCGGCCCCAGTGCGCTGACCCCTGACGGTTACGGCGTGAACACCCTGGCCCCACCCTACTGGCCGACCTGGATTCGCGACCCGGAAAACCCGGACTACGCCAAAGCCGACCTGCCCAACGTGCTGGTGCCGCAAACCCACGAACACATCGGCGACAAGCTATCGAAAAAGAACGTCGACTGGGCCTGGTACGCCGGGGCCTGGCAAGCGACGCTGGACCAATTCAAGGACTCGGGCGGCATTCCGAAGATCCCGAATTTCCAGTATCACCACCAGCCATTCAACTACTTCAAGCAGCAAGGGCCCGAAAACCGTGCGGAGCGTGACAAGCGCTTGCGCGACGCGGGCTTGGGCGACGAATCCAGTACCAACAAGTTCTTCGCCGACGCCGAGGCGGGCAAGCTCCCCGCCGTGACCTTCTACAAACCCCAGGGCAACCTCAATATGCACGCGGGTTATGCCGACGTGGCCTCCGGCGACCGCCATATCGTGCGTGCCCTGAAGGTGCTGCAGGAGAGCCCGCAGTGGAAAAACATGGTGGTGGTGGTCACTGTCGATGAAAACGGCGGCTGGTGGGACCACGTGGCACCGCCCAAGGGCGACCGCTGGGGCCCTGGTACGCGAGTGCCGGCGCTGGTGGTGTCACCTTTTGCGCGCAAAGGCACGGTGGACCATACGGTGTACGACACGGCGTCGATCCTGCGCCTGATTACCCGAGTCTTCCAGTTGGAGACCTTGGACGGCCTCAAGCAGCGGGATGACGCAATGATTGCCCGCGGCCAGAAACCCATGGGCGATTTGAGCAATGCCTTGCAGTTCAGCGTGTAG
- a CDS encoding MFS transporter: MTATSVLQAQRFSRSDYKTLGLAALGGALEIYDFIIFVFFALTLSQLFFPPEMPEWLRLLQSFGIFVTGYLARPLGGILMAHFADHLGRKRVFSLSILMMALPCLLIGIMPTYAQIGYFAPLILLVLRVLQGAAVGGEVPSAWTFVAEHAPRHHRGYALGFLQAGLTFGYLLGALTATVLAQVFTPAEILDYAWRFPFLLGGVFGVIGVWLRRWLSETPVFLEMQARRQAAAELPLRTVLRDHRAVLLPAMILTCVLTSAVVVLVVITPTMMQKTFGMTPSHTFALSALGIVFLNIGCVLAGLLVDRIGAWRAVLVYSLLLPVGIFVLYASLISGGIWLGAAYALAGLSCGVVGAVPSVMVGLFPAQVRVSGISFTYNIAYAVWASTTPLMLIALMPTSPWICVGYCVVMGAVGVGSVALFGKRHTLTA, encoded by the coding sequence ATGACTGCCACCTCTGTTCTACAGGCGCAGCGTTTTTCTCGCTCCGACTACAAAACCCTGGGCCTGGCCGCCCTGGGCGGAGCCTTGGAAATCTACGACTTCATTATCTTCGTGTTTTTCGCGCTGACCCTCAGCCAACTGTTCTTCCCGCCCGAAATGCCCGAGTGGCTGCGCCTGCTGCAAAGCTTTGGCATCTTCGTCACCGGGTACCTGGCGCGGCCGCTGGGCGGCATCCTGATGGCGCACTTCGCCGACCATCTGGGGCGCAAGCGCGTGTTCAGCCTGAGCATCCTGATGATGGCATTGCCCTGCCTGCTTATCGGGATCATGCCAACCTACGCGCAAATCGGTTATTTCGCACCGCTGATCCTGCTGGTACTGCGCGTATTGCAAGGCGCAGCGGTGGGCGGCGAAGTCCCCAGCGCCTGGACCTTCGTCGCCGAACATGCACCACGTCATCACCGTGGTTACGCGTTGGGCTTCCTGCAAGCCGGGCTGACCTTCGGCTACCTGCTTGGTGCGCTGACGGCCACGGTGCTGGCGCAGGTCTTCACCCCGGCTGAAATCCTCGACTACGCCTGGCGTTTCCCCTTCCTGCTCGGCGGCGTATTCGGCGTGATCGGCGTCTGGCTGCGCCGCTGGCTCAGCGAAACCCCGGTGTTCCTGGAAATGCAGGCTCGCCGCCAAGCTGCTGCCGAACTGCCGCTGCGCACCGTATTGCGCGACCATCGCGCCGTCTTGCTGCCGGCGATGATCCTCACCTGCGTGCTCACTTCCGCGGTGGTGGTCCTGGTGGTCATCACCCCGACCATGATGCAGAAAACGTTCGGCATGACGCCCAGCCACACCTTCGCCTTGAGCGCCCTGGGCATCGTGTTCCTGAACATCGGCTGCGTGCTCGCCGGCCTGTTGGTGGACCGCATCGGCGCCTGGCGCGCGGTGCTGGTCTACAGTCTGCTGCTGCCGGTGGGTATTTTCGTGCTGTACGCCAGCCTGATCAGCGGCGGCATCTGGCTCGGCGCCGCGTACGCGCTGGCGGGCTTGAGTTGCGGTGTTGTGGGCGCGGTGCCGTCGGTGATGGTCGGCCTGTTTCCGGCGCAGGTGCGAGTATCGGGGATTTCCTTCACCTACAACATCGCCTATGCAGTGTGGGCGAGTACCACGCCGCTGATGTTGATCGCGTTGATGCCCACCAGCCCCTGGATTTGCGTGGGGTATTGCGTGGTGATGGGCGCGGTGGGGGTTGGGAGTGTGGCGCTGTTTGGCAAGCGCCACACCTTGACTGCCTGA
- a CDS encoding nucleotidyltransferase family protein yields MKPSTALDLQRAAVREVVGRFRISNPRVFGSVLRGTDVEGSDLDLLVDAPPGTTLFDLGGLQVELEDLLGVNVDLLTPADLPVKFRAKVLAEARQI; encoded by the coding sequence GTGAAACCTTCAACTGCCCTTGACTTACAGCGAGCCGCCGTCAGAGAAGTGGTGGGCCGTTTTCGCATCTCAAATCCCAGGGTGTTTGGATCTGTGTTACGAGGTACTGACGTAGAGGGTAGCGACCTTGATCTTTTGGTCGACGCCCCCCCCGGAACCACTCTTTTTGATCTGGGTGGGCTTCAGGTCGAGCTTGAGGATCTGCTCGGGGTCAATGTTGACTTGCTGACGCCTGCCGATTTGCCTGTGAAGTTTCGCGCAAAAGTGTTGGCAGAGGCTCGGCAGATATGA
- the can gene encoding carbonate dehydratase, with amino-acid sequence MNELQDLLDNNERWADAIKQEDPEFFAKLARQQTPEYLWIGCSDARVPANEIVGMLPGDLFVHRNVANVVLHTDLNCLSVIQYAVDVLKVKHILVTGHYGCGGVRASMQDRQFGLIDGWLRTIRDLYYENRDLLAQLPTEEERVDRLCELNVIQQVANVGHTSIVQNAWHRGQSLSIHGCIYGIKDGRWKSLNTTISGFEQLPPQYRLRPLGEA; translated from the coding sequence ATGAACGAACTACAAGACCTGCTTGATAACAACGAACGCTGGGCGGATGCGATCAAACAGGAAGATCCCGAATTCTTCGCCAAGCTCGCTCGCCAGCAGACCCCGGAATACCTGTGGATCGGCTGTTCTGACGCCCGAGTGCCGGCCAACGAGATCGTTGGCATGCTGCCGGGTGATCTATTCGTGCACCGCAACGTGGCCAACGTGGTGCTGCACACTGACCTCAATTGCCTGTCGGTGATCCAGTACGCGGTCGATGTACTCAAGGTCAAACACATCCTCGTCACTGGCCACTATGGCTGTGGCGGCGTGCGTGCATCGATGCAGGACCGCCAGTTCGGCCTGATCGACGGCTGGCTGCGCACCATTCGCGACCTGTACTACGAAAACCGTGACCTGCTGGCCCAGTTGCCGACTGAAGAAGAGCGCGTCGATCGCCTGTGCGAGTTGAACGTGATCCAGCAAGTGGCCAACGTCGGCCATACCAGCATTGTGCAAAACGCCTGGCACCGTGGGCAGAGCCTGTCGATCCATGGTTGCATCTATGGCATCAAGGATGGCCGCTGGAAGAGCCTGAACACCACCATCAGTGGCTTTGAGCAACTGCCGCCGCAATATCGCCTGCGCCCGTTGGGCGAAGCCTAA
- a CDS encoding gluconate:H+ symporter, producing MVLSTAAWMVHDTRLMFCVLLAIASIIVLISATKLPPFLSILIGTFIAGVGAGLPPEEVAKAFSKGAGAILGEAGIIIALGSMLGALMAESGAADRIATTLLGLGKGKSLPWVMALVAMVIGLPLFFEVGLVMMVPIIFVMAKRSNQPLLKIAIPALAGMTTLHALMPPHPGPLIAVGALHADLGLTMLLGFCLAVPAVILAGPLYGNWLSKRLHVDEPADIGALFSAPPKAPRQPSFGVSLLIILLPVILMLGSTLAKVALPADSTLGLTLKFLGEPLIALGLAVIAAVVCLGWAAGMPRADVGNTLRKALAPIAVLLLTIGAGGGLKQTLLDAGVSQTISKVAEGAHMPYLLLAWLIAVALRQATGSATVATTTTAGILAPMMAGLAATQSSLVALAIGAGSVFFCHVNDAGFWMVREYFGLQLKQTIWVWSVLQTIVSVVGLVGTLLLWHFLT from the coding sequence TTGGTGTTATCGACTGCTGCGTGGATGGTTCACGACACCCGCCTCATGTTTTGCGTCCTGTTGGCCATCGCCAGCATCATCGTGCTGATCAGCGCGACCAAGTTGCCGCCGTTCCTGTCGATTCTGATCGGCACCTTTATCGCGGGTGTCGGCGCCGGTTTGCCGCCCGAAGAAGTTGCCAAAGCCTTCAGCAAAGGCGCCGGGGCAATCCTCGGTGAAGCCGGCATCATCATCGCGCTGGGCTCGATGCTCGGCGCGTTGATGGCCGAATCCGGCGCGGCCGACCGCATCGCCACCACCTTGCTCGGATTGGGCAAGGGCAAGTCTTTGCCGTGGGTAATGGCGCTGGTGGCCATGGTGATCGGCCTACCGCTGTTCTTCGAAGTGGGGCTGGTGATGATGGTGCCGATCATCTTCGTGATGGCCAAACGTTCGAACCAGCCGCTGCTGAAAATCGCCATCCCGGCGCTGGCGGGCATGACCACCCTGCACGCCCTGATGCCACCGCACCCAGGGCCGCTGATCGCGGTGGGCGCGTTGCACGCCGACCTGGGCCTGACCATGTTGCTGGGCTTCTGCCTGGCGGTGCCGGCGGTGATCCTGGCTGGGCCGCTGTATGGCAACTGGTTGTCCAAGCGCCTGCACGTGGATGAACCGGCCGACATCGGCGCGCTGTTCAGCGCACCGCCCAAGGCCCCGCGCCAGCCGAGCTTTGGCGTGTCGTTGCTGATCATTTTGCTGCCGGTGATTCTGATGCTCGGCAGCACCCTGGCCAAAGTCGCGCTGCCGGCCGACAGCACGCTCGGCTTGACCTTGAAGTTCCTCGGTGAACCGCTGATTGCCCTTGGCCTGGCGGTCATCGCCGCCGTCGTTTGCCTGGGCTGGGCCGCCGGCATGCCACGCGCCGATGTTGGCAACACCCTGCGCAAGGCCCTCGCGCCTATTGCCGTGCTGCTGCTGACCATCGGTGCCGGCGGCGGCCTCAAGCAAACCTTGCTCGACGCCGGCGTCAGCCAGACCATCAGCAAGGTCGCCGAAGGCGCGCACATGCCGTATCTGTTGCTGGCCTGGCTGATCGCCGTGGCCCTGCGCCAGGCCACCGGTTCAGCCACGGTGGCAACCACCACCACCGCCGGCATCCTCGCACCGATGATGGCTGGGCTGGCGGCGACGCAAAGCTCATTGGTGGCCCTGGCCATCGGCGCCGGCTCGGTGTTCTTCTGCCACGTCAACGACGCCGGGTTCTGGATGGTCCGTGAGTACTTTGGCCTGCAGTTGAAGCAGACGATTTGGGTGTGGTCGGTGTTGCAGACCATTGTGTCAGTCGTCGGTTTGGTCGGTACGCTGCTGCTGTGGCACTTCTTGACCTGA